In Candidatus Saccharibacteria bacterium oral taxon 488, one DNA window encodes the following:
- a CDS encoding valine--tRNA ligase yields the protein MQLAKQYTPNDYEPNIYAMWETSGALEPTGVGKPYSIVMPPPNANGNLHIGHALDMNLKDIMIRYHRMKGDDAVFIPGADHAGFETWVVYEKELAKQGKSRFDFSREQLYDQVWKFVEEKRGNMELQLRALGVSASWQHLTFTLDDKVIATVYETFKKMWDDGLVYRGERIVNYCTKHQTSFADIEVEHKNEKGKLWQIAYPTLDKIGEIVVATTRPETMLGDVAVAVHPDDERYKHLIGTRILLPITDEEIPIIADEYVDMNYGTGAVKITPAHDPNDFEMAQRHNLPLKQIISQGGTMVNVPPQFLGLTPAEARTRVLAALESLELRRGETDIEHAVGHCYKCGSVIEPMVKEQWFIKMQPLAQPAIEALEREEITFYPAAKRKELIAYFKQLKDWNISRQIPWGIPIPAFVNESDPRDWIFNIRTDERKIVVNGTTYIREEDTFDTWFSSGQWPYIVTDYLNGGELAKYFPTSLMETGMDIMRAWVARMIMLSLYRTGKLPFKDVYLHGMVNDEHNQKMSKSKGNVINPMELVSQFGSDATRMGIITGRAPAQHQAFNKGAVIAARNFCNKLWNIARFVEAQIGDEHQIVDLEPQTPADHWIIRQLNDAANNVAVRLEQYRFSEAADTVYHAIWDDLADWYIESSKTAINRPLLSWALATSLKIAHPFAPFVTETIWQTLNYTDGILMRDHWPTPEKFDPIAAEQFEQLKTLVAEGRWVIAELPGNKKYRLLYGNDSLIADNQDTIKHLMRLESIAHTDQPRGLRLAAANREAWLDIDEETLYQHQTDLEVRLSEARRTLSSLQARLDNPTYVEKAPAHLVEETRQQLAEQEKLIQRFIGELEVISSR from the coding sequence ATGCAACTAGCCAAACAATACACCCCAAACGATTACGAACCAAACATTTACGCCATGTGGGAAACCAGCGGCGCATTAGAGCCGACCGGTGTCGGTAAACCGTATTCCATCGTCATGCCACCGCCCAACGCCAATGGCAACTTGCACATTGGCCATGCCCTGGACATGAATTTGAAGGATATTATGATTCGCTATCACCGCATGAAGGGTGATGATGCGGTATTTATTCCTGGGGCAGATCATGCTGGCTTTGAGACCTGGGTAGTTTATGAAAAAGAGCTAGCCAAACAGGGAAAAAGCCGCTTCGACTTTTCACGTGAACAACTATACGACCAAGTTTGGAAGTTTGTGGAAGAAAAACGCGGCAATATGGAGTTGCAGCTGCGAGCTCTGGGCGTCAGCGCTTCTTGGCAGCATTTGACCTTTACGCTGGACGATAAAGTCATCGCTACGGTGTACGAGACGTTCAAAAAAATGTGGGACGACGGGCTAGTATACCGCGGTGAGCGGATTGTCAATTATTGTACCAAACACCAAACCAGCTTCGCCGACATTGAAGTTGAGCATAAGAATGAAAAAGGGAAGTTGTGGCAAATCGCTTACCCGACGCTGGATAAAATCGGCGAAATCGTAGTCGCCACCACGCGGCCGGAGACTATGCTGGGCGACGTGGCAGTAGCTGTCCACCCGGACGATGAGCGCTACAAACACCTCATCGGCACGCGAATTTTACTACCAATTACCGACGAGGAAATCCCGATTATCGCCGACGAGTACGTCGATATGAACTACGGTACTGGCGCGGTGAAAATTACACCGGCACACGACCCGAATGACTTCGAGATGGCCCAGCGCCACAACCTGCCGCTCAAGCAAATCATCAGCCAGGGGGGTACGATGGTCAACGTACCGCCGCAATTCCTAGGTCTGACGCCGGCAGAAGCCCGCACTCGCGTGTTGGCGGCCTTGGAGTCGCTGGAGCTGCGCCGCGGCGAAACAGACATTGAACACGCCGTCGGACATTGTTACAAATGCGGCAGCGTCATTGAGCCGATGGTTAAAGAGCAGTGGTTTATTAAAATGCAGCCACTGGCCCAGCCAGCCATTGAAGCCTTAGAGAGGGAAGAGATTACCTTTTATCCAGCCGCCAAACGCAAAGAGCTCATCGCTTATTTCAAGCAATTGAAAGACTGGAATATTTCTCGGCAGATCCCATGGGGCATCCCGATTCCAGCATTCGTCAATGAAAGCGACCCGCGCGATTGGATATTCAACATTCGTACTGACGAACGAAAGATAGTTGTAAATGGTACAACATATATCAGGGAAGAGGATACCTTTGACACTTGGTTCTCGTCTGGACAGTGGCCATACATTGTTACCGATTATCTAAACGGTGGGGAACTAGCCAAATACTTCCCAACCAGCTTGATGGAAACTGGTATGGACATCATGCGGGCATGGGTAGCGCGCATGATTATGCTCAGCCTGTACCGCACTGGCAAACTACCGTTTAAGGATGTTTATCTGCACGGTATGGTTAACGACGAGCACAATCAAAAAATGTCCAAATCCAAGGGTAATGTCATCAATCCAATGGAACTGGTTTCACAATTTGGCTCGGACGCTACCCGTATGGGTATCATCACTGGCCGTGCACCGGCACAACACCAAGCCTTCAACAAGGGCGCTGTTATCGCTGCTCGCAACTTCTGCAATAAACTATGGAATATCGCACGCTTCGTCGAGGCACAAATTGGCGATGAACACCAAATCGTTGACCTAGAGCCGCAGACGCCGGCCGACCACTGGATTATCCGCCAGCTGAACGACGCCGCCAATAACGTTGCCGTCCGCCTGGAGCAGTACCGCTTTTCTGAAGCCGCGGATACGGTCTATCACGCTATTTGGGATGATCTGGCTGATTGGTACATCGAATCGTCAAAAACCGCTATCAATCGCCCATTACTGTCATGGGCGCTAGCGACCAGCCTGAAAATCGCTCATCCGTTCGCGCCATTTGTCACTGAGACGATTTGGCAGACGCTTAATTACACCGATGGCATTTTAATGCGCGACCACTGGCCAACCCCAGAAAAGTTTGATCCTATCGCCGCCGAGCAGTTTGAACAGCTGAAGACGCTGGTCGCGGAAGGCCGCTGGGTAATCGCCGAACTGCCGGGCAATAAGAAATACCGCTTGTTATACGGTAATGACAGCCTCATCGCCGATAATCAAGACACCATCAAACACCTCATGCGCCTGGAGTCAATTGCACACACCGATCAACCGCGAGGCCTTAGGTTGGCGGCGGCAAACAGGGAAGCGTGGTTGGATATTGACGAGGAGACACTCTATCAGCACCAGACCGATCTGGAAGTGCGGCTAAGTGAAGCGCGGCGAACCCTGTCAAGCCTCCAAGCACGGCTGGATAATCCAACTTATGTTGAAAAGGCGCCAGCCCATCTCGTCGAGGAAACTCGCCAGCAGCTGGCCGAGCAAGAAAAGCTCATCCAGCGCTTCATCGGCGAGCTCGAAGTCATCAGCTCACGCTAA